CTCTGACGGAGGAGCATACCCGCCGCATTACCGCGAGCAACAAGGAGCTGGCTGATGAAGCCCTGCGGGTATTGGCCTTTGCCTACCGGGATGAGGCTTCGCTGCCGGCAGCGCCTTCGCCTGAGGTGACAGAGCAGGCGCTGGTGTTCGTGGGGCTGACCGGAATGATCGATCCGCCGCGCGAGGAGGTCCGGGATGCTGTGGCGGTCTGCAGACGGGCGGGCATCCGGCCGGTGATGATCACCGGGGACCACCGGGACACGGCTGCTGCGATTGCCAAGCGGCTTGGGATCATCGAGGATGACCAGGCAGTGCTGACCGGCCGCGAGCTGGATCGAATCAGCGAGGAGGATTTTGCAACAAGGGTGGCTGATTATTCCGTGTACGCCCGGGTCTCGCCAGAGCATAAGGTGCGGATCGTTAAGGCCTGGAGGAATAAAGGCAAGATTGTCGCCATGACCGGAGACGGCGTAAATGACGCCCCGGCCCTGAAATCTGCCGATATCGGAGTGGGCATGGGGATTACCGGGACGGATGTTGCCAAGGGCGTATCCGATATGGTGCTGGCCGATGATAACTTCACAACCATTGTGGTGGCGGTGGAGGAAGGGCGGAAGGTATACAGCAACATCCGCAAATCCATCCAGTTCCTGCTGTCGGCGAATCTGGGGGAAGTGGTCACCCTGTTCATCGCCACGCTGATCGGCTGGAGGATTCTGGAGCCCATTCATATTCTCTGGATCAATCTGGTGACGGATACCCTTCCGGCACTTGCCCTGGGGCTGGAAAAAGCGGACGGTGATGTAATGGCGAAGCAGCCGCGTAAGTCCAGCAGCAGTATTTTTGCAGATGGTGTGGGGATCTCAATTATCTATCAGGGCCTGCTGGAGGCCGGGCTGACGCTCATGGTCTATTACTGGGCACATACGCATTATGATGAAGGAATTGCGGTCACGATGGCATTCGCCACCCTGGGACTGCTGCAGCTTACCCATGCGTTCAACGTCAGATCGAATACGAAGTCACTGTTCCAGATCGGCGTGTTCAGCAACCGCTATATGCTGGGCGCATCGGTGATCTCCGGCCTTCTGCTGGTGCTGGTGATCATCATTCCGGGACTGAATGAATGGTTCGGCGTGGAGCATCTAAACGGCTTGCAGTGGGGTATTGTCTGCGGCGCTGCGCTGTCCATCGTGGTCATTGTGGAGCTGGTCAAGCTGGTTCTCCGCCTGAGCGGGCGTATGAAGAGCTGGGAGTAACCTTTGGAATAACAATGATTTGCAGCAAAAAAATGCAAGGAAGCGGACCGGTCGCTAAGTGAGCGAGCCCGGGCAGTCTTCCTTGCATTTATTATTTCCCGGTCTACAGCACGCGCTGCATGTGCAGAATAACGTTGCTCCAGTACCCGCTGTCCAACTCACTGATCTGCACGCCGGGGTCACCCCAGGTGTGAATGAAATTCCCGCCGCCGATGTAGATACCGACATGACCGGGAACCGCGTCGCTCTCGAAACGTCCGGGTACGGTGAAGAAGATCAGATCGCCGGGCTCCAGCGAACTGCGTGATACCCGTCTGCCGATATTGTCCTGATCTTTGGCCAGCCGGGGCAGATCTACCCCGAATTTCTGAAAGACATGGCGTGTAAAGGACGAGCAGTCGAAGCGCTTGGTCTCTTCATAGGAACCGGCGCCGAAATCGTAAGGTACACCGAGAAATTTTTTGGCATAAGAGACCAGCTCGCCCGTGTCCACATTCGATACACTCTGAATCCGCAGCGGCTTCGCAGCTTCCACCTTGCCGGAGTTCTCTGTGCTCTCCCTGTCGGAAGGGGTGGCGATGTTAATCTCGCCGGTGCCGGGATTCCAGCCGACCTCAGTCTGCAGCAGCTTGGACAAGGCGGTGGGCGTGATATAGATTTGACCCTCACGGCGGATGGGAACATCGGGAAGGGTGATGTGCTGGCCCAATGAGAACACCTGGCTGGAATCCGGCCGCAGCATGTACATGACATCACTATAGCCTAGCTTAATATATCCGCCGCTTGCTGTATCGTCCTTCATTCTGTAGCCGATGGAGGCCGCTGCCGGCTTGAGCGGAATCCAGTACTTGCCTTCCTTGTCGGCATAGGAATTCTTCTCATAGTAGCTGCCTGCAAACGTTCCGGACGGCGTCAGGGAGTTAACCTTGGGAGTGTTGTCCTTACTGGTATTGTAGCTACAGGCGGTTGTTCCGGCAATGGCGGTAACTAGGATGGCGGAGGATAGGATGATTTTGCTTGTACTCAGATTGATTATTGGCATTGGGCACGCTCCATCTTCAAACTTTAAGGTAAGTTTGTGCAGAGCCGCTTTTTTTATGTACTGCAGGCTTTAGCAAACAATGTCAAGAGAAACCGTAGATTGTTGAAGCGAGGACACACTCATTGTGCTTATTTTGTAAAATATGGACCTCACTTAAATGATTGACGGGAAATCAACCTACATATAATATATGTTTAATAGATTCGGGGAGCGGATGGGGGCAGGGTGCGGGCCTTCGCTTTAATGCTTTTAAAGATGAAAGCGATAATGCTGGACCGCTAGCCCAGGTTCTCGCGCTGAACCCGTACAAGAAGAGGGGTTATCTGATGAAGACGAAGAAGATTTGGATGGGACTTAGTATGGCCTTGATGCTCGTAGCTGCCGGTTGCGGGAACAATAATGCCGCAGTGAAGAATGACGCGGGCACCGGGAATGCCCCGGCCGCAGCGACGGAAGCTCCTGCCTCGGGTGCAGGCTCCGGCGACGCCAAGTCCTACAAGATTGCCATCTCGCAATATGTTGAGCATCCGTCACTGGACGCTACCCGTGAGGGATTCCTGGCTGCACT
This genomic interval from Paenibacillus sp. FSL H8-0332 contains the following:
- a CDS encoding NlpC/P60 family protein — protein: MPIINLSTSKIILSSAILVTAIAGTTACSYNTSKDNTPKVNSLTPSGTFAGSYYEKNSYADKEGKYWIPLKPAAASIGYRMKDDTASGGYIKLGYSDVMYMLRPDSSQVFSLGQHITLPDVPIRREGQIYITPTALSKLLQTEVGWNPGTGEINIATPSDRESTENSGKVEAAKPLRIQSVSNVDTGELVSYAKKFLGVPYDFGAGSYEETKRFDCSSFTRHVFQKFGVDLPRLAKDQDNIGRRVSRSSLEPGDLIFFTVPGRFESDAVPGHVGIYIGGGNFIHTWGDPGVQISELDSGYWSNVILHMQRVL